Within the Thermosynechococcus sichuanensis E542 genome, the region TGCGCAGGCGGCTTTGTAGGGAAGGCCGTTTTGAGGTGGGACGATTGCCCCCTCGGGGCACGCCTGAAAGGCGATCGCGGGTGGCAAAGACACCGCTGGTCAGGGCATATTCAATGTATTGACGGGTTTGTGGTTCGAGGTCAAAGCCAAGGCGCACAGCAAAACGCACAGCTCGAAAAATCCGCGTCGGGTCTTCAATAAAGCTATTGGGATGGAGCACCCGAATCAGTCGCCGCTGCAAGTCCTCGCGTCCGCCAAAGAAATCCAGAACCTCCCCGTGGCGCGGTGGCGTCAGGCGCATGGCTAGGGCATTGATGGTAAAGTCGCGGCGGTAGAGATCTTGGCGAATCGAACTGGCGGCCACTTCCGGATGCGCGGCCGGATAGGGATAAAACTCACTGCGAGCAGTGGCAATATCCACAGCAAAGCCTGCCAAGGGGGAGGCCTTCGGCCAGTGGAGCGCAGCGGTTTGAAACTGACCGTAGATCTGTAAATCGGTCTCTGGGTAGAAGTCATGGAGCGCTTGTGCCAAATGCACGCCGGCGGCTTCTTCCTGTTGCACCCCATCTACGACTAAGTCAAACTCCCGTGTCGGTAAATGGTGATTCCCTTGGGCGATCGCCAGCAGCAGATCCCGCACTGCGCCGCCCACAAGGTACAGTTGCCAGCCGCGTTCCTTGGCGATCGCTGCCGCCCGTTGTAGGAGTACCCACAGTTGCGCCGGCAGTCGTTGTTGCAGTGCCTCGTAAAGATTTAGGGTGGGCAAGGGGCAGACCGTTTCCGTTTCGCGGCGGAGGGCATAGAGATGGCGCAGCACATCGGTACGGGTGACAATCCCGACAAGGTCGCCTTGATCATTGACCACGGGTAACCGCCCAATATCGTACTGCACCATTAGGGCTTGGATCTCCGGTAAGGACGTTGTGGGGGAAACCGTGCGCACGGGTGCTTTCATATACCCTTTGACCGGAGCATGGGCAAACCCGTGGTGCAGCGCTACATCCAAATCCCGCCGTGAAATAATCCCCTGTAGTTCCCCTGCGGCACTCACCACCGACAGACCAGAGTGGCCATAGCGCAGCAAGACGCGGTGAGCATCGGCAATGGGCGTTTCTGGACGTACCGTTCGCACAGGCGAGGACATCAGTTCTGCCGCTGTTGGAGGACGAGGAATTTGTTCCTGCAAAGCCATCAATAGCTCTTTGAGAACCGCTTCTGGAGTCTCTGTGGTGAGGGTTACTGCGGCCGCTTGGGCATGGCCACCCCCGCCAAGGGGAGCCAGCAAATGGGCAACACTGACATGGGGAATTTGGCTGCGGGCAATAATGGCGAGATGATGTTGGCGATAGTAGTGGCCAAGAAGAATGGCATCGCATTCACTAAGATCCGCCAATTGGGTGATTAACCGCGAGAGGCCAGGGAGATACTCCGCGGTGTGCAGCAGTACCCAGCCCAGCCGATAGCCTTGATAAACCACTTGTTGGAGATTCGCCCACGCTTGCTGTAAGTGGGGTTGCAGGTCGGCACTCAAGCCAGCCTCGGAATAGGTGGCGATCGCCCGTTGATTTGCCCCTTGACTCAACAGCCACGCCAAGGCCTGGACATCCCGCACTGTGGTTTGCTCAAAGGTGAAAGAACCCGTATCGGCGTGAATCCCCAAAGCGAGAACCGTTGCTTCTGTGGGCGTAAGGCGAATCTCTGCGGTCTGCAACTGTTCGCAAATAATGGTGCTGGTTGCCCCCACGGGTTCTAGCCATTGCTGCTGTGGGACAATATCCCCCGCTATCTCTAAATGGTGATCGTACAGGCCAATTTGGACTTGGGGTTGATCCAGCCATCCTGCTGCTTGACCCAATTGGCGGCGCCACTGCGTATCCACCACCCAAATCTGCCGTAATTGGCTAGGGTCAACGGCTCTGGCTTCAATGAGAGGGTATTCATCGCGGTGATAGGCCAAAAACTCCCCCACCTTGGGGTGAGTTCCCCCGGTCAAAACAATTTTGGTGCCCGGATAAAGGCGCGTTAAACCCACGGCTGCCCCAAGGGTATCAAAATCAGCAATTTGATGACAGAGGACAATATCCATTAGAACTTCCGCAAGGGGGCGGTGGGGATACACTACCCTATATCCAGTCTGCGGCAAGGAGTGTTCCAGCAAAAGGACATCAATCTAGTAAAGAAGAGGAATGAGTTTTTTCACCGCCTGCCGATAGGTCGGGTAGTCCTTAAACTTCTCTGACAGCCACTGTTCTTCCTCAGCCGCCTTGCGGTCAAAGAAAATGAAAAGGGCGATCGCCCCCAGCCCGTGGGAAAGGCTCATTTGCCATGCTGCATAGGCCAACGCCAAAAAGATGACACTGCTATAGATGGGATGGCGCACCCACCCATAGACCCCTGTGGTCACTAACTGACTGTCTTCTTTGGGATGGGGTAGGGGTGTCAAGTTGTTTCCTAGATTCAACAAACCGCCAATGCCGAGGCTCAGGCCAATCAGACCCAAGCCAAGGGTCAAGCCTAGACGCACCGCAAAGGGTAGGGTAGCCACTCGTACCACCGGCAAGAGAATAAAGCCGATGCTGAGCACCGTTTGGCCAATGACCCAAAATTCTCCCCGCTGGTTGCGCCACCAGTCTTTGCTAAAGCCCCACTCTTGCAGTTTATTCACGTCGGTTGCTGTGCTCAGTGGATACTTTAATTCTAGTTAATGCTAGCGATCGCGGGCTTACTCCACAGGGGGTAACAATTTTGTGGCTTTAGCGCTGGCTTTTTTTGCCTTCGTCTGGCCACTTCCCAATTTGCCCAAGGACTCTTGAAGTGTGCCCATCGGACAAATCGCACACCACGCCCGCTGGTTAAAGATCATCCCTAAAAGAATCGCCACAATGGACGTAACGACGCACATATTGACAAAGAGGCCACCCACCGCCACCCAGTTGCCCCATGCCAACGTCATGCGAATCGCAAAAACAGTCATGATGAAGCTAAACACAGCCCAGCGAAAACTTTGTTTTTTGAAGAGCTTGGGATAGGGACGGTGGGGACTAAAGTGATAAAGCACAATGTCTAGGAACGCACCACGCGGGCAGAGGTTGCCACACCAGTAGCGACTACGAAAATAGGCCAGCACAGGAATACCCAGCATCATGGCCAGCATGAGGTACCCCAGCCACGGATACCAGAGGCCACCGATCGCAATGAGAAAAAATAGCCAAATCGTTGCCCACTGACTGGGCTTGCCCCTCAGCAATCTCTTCATAGCATGCCTAGCCATATAATTTTATATGACTATAGAGTTATTTAGTAGAAAAAGTCAAGGTCTAGCCACAGTGCCTTCATGACTCTTTACGTTGCTCAGGGCAATAGCTACCCATGCCGCTCGAGCGCCAATTGCACCAAGCGATGGACTAATTCTGGAAAGGGTACACCACTCGCCGCCCACAGTTGTGGGTACATACTCAAGGCGGTAAACCCCGGCAGCGTATTCACTTCATTAATCAGGACTTCCCCAGTGCTGGGTACATAGAAAAAGTCAAAGCGGGCAAGGCCAGCGGCATCAAGGACTTGAAAGGCCTGTAGGGACATTGTGCGGATCTGCTCACTCACCGCTGCGGGAATCTCCGCAGGAATATGCAGTTGAGCGCGGCCATCAGTGTATTTAGTTTCGTAGTCGTAGAACTCACTGCTGTAGGTAATCTCTCCGACCACCGAGGCTTGGGGTTTATCATTGCCGAGCACAGCACACTCTAGCTCACGGGCAACCACACCTGTTTCCACAATGATGCGGCGATCCAGTTCGGCAGCGGCCTCAAGGGCAGTTGTGAGTTGTTGGCGATTTTTGGCCTTGGAGATGCCCACTGAGGAGCCAAGGTTAGCCGGCTTCACAAAGCAGGGATAGCCCAATTCGGTTTCAATGCGATCGCATAAATGGTTGTAGCGACAGGGATCCGACCACAGCTCACTGCTCTGAAGTGCTATGTAGCGCACTTGGGGTAAGCCCACAGCCCCAAAGACCGTTTTCATGAGAATTTTGTCCATCCCAATGGCTGAGGCGGCCACTCCTGAACCCACATAGGGGCGTTGCATCAGTTCCAGCAGGCCTTGGATCGTACCATCTTCACCATTGGGGCCGTGGAGAATCGGGAACCAAACATCAATGGTTTCAGCAACGGCAGGAAACTGCCACAGGGAGTCCTCTAGTGCTTCGCCATTGGGGATGCCAACGCGGTCTGTGACGCGCCAGCGACCATCTTTTTGGATATAGATGGGAATCACCTCATAGCGATCGCGATTGTCGCCCTCGGTAAAGGCTTGGGCGATCGCTGCCGCCGAGACCACCGAAACTTCATGCTCCCGTGAGCGACCGCCAAACAATAGCCCAACCCGCAGACGACCCATAGGACAAACCCGTGTGAATGTGACGGTTTCTTGGTACGATTTTCAAGGATTATACAAAGTTTGGGAGTTGCTATGGACGTGGGGCAAAAAGTGCGCGTCTGTCGAATTCGCGATCGCGTCGCCCAAGACATCATTCAAAAACTCGGCCAAGTGGGTCAAATTACTGGTTTTAAGATGACCGATGGCAGTGGGGTTGGCGTCATTGTCACCTTTGACGATCGCTCCAGCACTTGGTTTTTTGAGGACGAAATTGAAGTCGTCGGCTAATTCCTGCCCTGCCGCCTTTTTCGCAGCAACTGCGCTGGGGCAATGAGACCCCACATGTTGGATCCCACCAAATCCCATAGAAAAAGGCTGCATTAGTGGTACGTTGTATTGTGGTGCACTTGCACCAAAAGCTGGATTCCACTTTCAGTCTCGATCGCTGTGCCCCTTGGGGAGCGATCGCCCTCTGAAAAACGCAAATGAATTTACCTAGACAGTAGGCAAACGTCCATGGTCACATCAGCAGAACGAACCAATGTAGGCTTTATTACTCAGGTCATTGGCCCTGTCGTTGACATTGAATTTCCCAGCGGCAAAATGCCCGCCATTTACAACGCCCTGCGAATTCAAGGCAAAAACGAGGCCGGTTTAGACGTGGCTGTCACCTGTGAAGTGCAACAACTCCTTGGCGATAACCGCGTCCGTGCCGTTGCCATGAGCAGCACCGATGGCCTAGTGCGGGGGATGGAAGCCGTAGATACCGGTGCTCCCATCAGTGTGCCCGTAGGAACAGCTACCCTTGGCCGCATTTTCAACGTGCTGGGTGAACCCGTGGACGAAAAAGGTGCTGTCAGTGCTACTGAAACCCTGCCCATTCACCGTCCTGCCCCCAGCTTTACGCAACTGGAAACGAAACCCTCGGTGTTTGAAACGGGTATCAAGGTGATTGACCTGCTCACCCCCTATCGCCGTGGCGGTAAAATTGGCCTCTTTGGCGGTGCGGGTGTCGGCAAGACCGTGATCATGATGGAACTGATCAACAACATTGCCACCCAACACGGTGGGGTGTCGGTGTTTGCTGGCGTGGGTGAACGTACCCGCGAAGGTAATGACCTCTACAACGAAATGATTGAATCGGGCGTGATCGATAAAGACGATCCCAGCAAATCGAAAATCGCCCTTGTGTACGGTCAAATGAACGAACCCCCTGGGGCACGGATGCGCGTGGGGCTGTCGGGGCTGACGATGGCCGAATACTTCCGCGATGTCAACAAGCAGGATGTGCTGCTGTTTATTGATAACATCTTCCGCTTTGTGCAAGCCGGGTCTGAGGTGTCGGCGTTGCTCGGTCGGATGCCCTCTGCGGTGGGATACCAGCCCACCTTGGGTACCGATGTGGGTGCCCTGCAAGAGCGGATTACCTCAACCACGGAAGGTTCGATTACCTCGATTCAAGCGGTCTATGTGCCTGCGGACGACTTGACTGACCCGGCACCGGCCACAACCTTTGCCCACTTGGATGGGACAACGGTGCTCTCCCGGAGTCTCGCCGCAAAAGGGATTTACCCCGCTGTGGATCCCCTTGGCTCCACCTCCAACATGTTGCAGCCAGACATTGTGGGTCAGGAGCACTATCAAACGGCACGGGCCGTCCAAGCCACTCTCCAGCGCTACAAAGAGCTGCAGGACATTATCGCCATTTTGGGTCTCGATGAACTCTCTGAGGAAGACCGCCTGACAGTGGCGCGGGCACGCAAAATTGAGCGCTTCCTGTCTCAGCCCTTCTTTGTGGCGGAAGTGTTCACCGGTGCCCCCGGCAAATACGTCACCCTCGAAGAAACCATCAAAGGCTTCCAGATGATCCTCAGCGGCGAGCTGGATGATCTGCCAGAGCAAGCCTTCTACATGGTGGGCAATATCGAAGAAGCCAAAGCTAAGGCTGAAAAACTCAAAGCCTAGGTTTCACAGGTGTCCATACAGGGTGGGGCAACCCGCCCTTTGATTATTGAGTGGCAAGGGAAGCGTTATGGTGATGACCGTCCGGGTAATTGCACCCGATAAAACTGTTTGGGATGCCCCCGCTGAGGAAGTGATCTTGCCCAGCACAACGGGGCAATTGGGTATTCTTTCTAATCATGCCCCCCTCTTAACCGCCTTGGAAACGGGCGTGATGCGGGTGCGCCAAGACCGCGAATGGGTGGCGATCGCCCTCATGGGGGGCTTTGCCGAAGTTGAAAACAACGAAGTGACGATCCTCGTCAACGGTGCGGAGCGTGGGGATACAATTGACCTCGAAAAAGCCAAGGCCGAGTTTGCTGCAGCCCAGGCCGCCCTCGCCAAAGCCGAACAGGGAGAATCCAAACAGGCCAAGATTCAAGCCACCCAAGCCTTTCGTCGTGCCCGTGCTCGCTTGCAGGCCGCAGGAGGCGTAGTCGAGATTTAGGTTCTTGCGCCGATTTGCTAAGCTGCAATTGCTCCCCCTCGGGGGAGTTTTTTGTTTAACTGACTTCCTCCGTTTGCTGCCGCAGATAGGCTTGGATAAAGGGATCGAGGTCACCATCCATCACCTCCTGAATGGCTGTGGTTTCCACCTCAGTGCGCAGGTCTTTGACCAGTTGGTAGGGATGGAAAACATAGTTGCGAATTTGGTTGCCCCAAGCGGCCTCAACGGCATCACCACGAATATCGGCAATTTCCTTCGCCTTTTGCTCTTGGGCAATGACTAATAGCTTGGCCTTGAGAATGGCAAGGGCTTTTTCCTTGTTTTGCAGTTGCGATCGCTCTTGCGTACAGCGGACGGCCAAGCCTGTTGGTTTATGGACAATGCGCACTGCCGTTTCCACCTTGTTCACATTTTGCCCCCCCTTGCCGCCACTGCGGGAGGTGGTAATCTCCAAATCGCTTTCCGGAATCTCCACCGTCACGGATTGATCCAGTTCTGGCATCACATCCACACCGGCAAAGCTGGTTTGGCGTTTACCATTGGCATTAAAGGGAGAAATGCGCACAAGGCGATGGGTGCCCTTTTCAGAGCGCAGATAACCGTAGGCATAGCGACCGCGAATTTCTAGGGTGGCTGACTTAATGCCCGCCTCCTCCCCTTCCGATAGCTCGGCCAGATGGGTTTGGTAACCGTGGCGCTCCGCCCAGCGGGTGTACATGCGCAGCAACATTTCTGCCCAATCCTGAGCATCAGTCCCGCCAGCCCCAGCATTAATCGTGAGAATGGCATTGTTTTTGTCGTAGGGGCCACTGAGGAGTTGTTCCAATTCCCAGCGACTCAACTGGGCATCTAATTCTTTGAGCAGCGTAGTGGCTTCTGTCACCAACCCTTCATCGGGTTCTAGCTCCAGCAGTTCCAGCGCTGTTTCCACATGTTCAATGGTTTGTTGCCACTGCTGAAGTTGGTTGAGGGCGTCTTTCGCTTCGGTCAACTGTTGCAATGTGACTTGGGCGGTTGCTTGGTCATTCCAGAAGTCGGGCTGAGCGGCGGTATGCTCAAGGTCATGAATCTTAGCGTTTAATGCCGCCGGGTCAAAGATAGTCCTGGGTATGACCCAGGCGATCGCGCAACAGAGAGAAATCGCGTTTGAGTGTACTTAAATCAATCATTCTACGATGCAAAAGAGAGGAATTCTTTGATATTGTATCAAAAGCTTGCCCGCTCCCTCACTCAACTGTTGCGCATTCTTGAATCCTCCCAAAGTCGGCAGTAAAGGAATATTACAATTCCTACCCTTGCCCTTCTTCCCGCCCAAGTGTCACCATGAACAATAAGTGACCGCAGGGGAGCATTTGTTATGGCTATCAAGGACTCACCGCAAACACCGCGCAGTCGTCAAATTGGTAATTTTTTGCTATTGCTAGGGGTTAGCTTTCTCCTATTAAATCTGTTCTTCCCGCAGT harbors:
- a CDS encoding CBS domain-containing protein, translated to MDIVLCHQIADFDTLGAAVGLTRLYPGTKIVLTGGTHPKVGEFLAYHRDEYPLIEARAVDPSQLRQIWVVDTQWRRQLGQAAGWLDQPQVQIGLYDHHLEIAGDIVPQQQWLEPVGATSTIICEQLQTAEIRLTPTEATVLALGIHADTGSFTFEQTTVRDVQALAWLLSQGANQRAIATYSEAGLSADLQPHLQQAWANLQQVVYQGYRLGWVLLHTAEYLPGLSRLITQLADLSECDAILLGHYYRQHHLAIIARSQIPHVSVAHLLAPLGGGGHAQAAAVTLTTETPEAVLKELLMALQEQIPRPPTAAELMSSPVRTVRPETPIADAHRVLLRYGHSGLSVVSAAGELQGIISRRDLDVALHHGFAHAPVKGYMKAPVRTVSPTTSLPEIQALMVQYDIGRLPVVNDQGDLVGIVTRTDVLRHLYALRRETETVCPLPTLNLYEALQQRLPAQLWVLLQRAAAIAKERGWQLYLVGGAVRDLLLAIAQGNHHLPTREFDLVVDGVQQEEAAGVHLAQALHDFYPETDLQIYGQFQTAALHWPKASPLAGFAVDIATARSEFYPYPAAHPEVAASSIRQDLYRRDFTINALAMRLTPPRHGEVLDFFGGREDLQRRLIRVLHPNSFIEDPTRIFRAVRFAVRLGFDLEPQTRQYIEYALTSGVFATRDRLSGVPRGGNRPTSKRPSLQSRLRNELRHILELPLAPNEHFGGERALTMLAELGALECLDRQVTFDEAAKVRLQLVWEWWPEIPERREWQTFPLWELELLALIVTVPTAGAIARQLQLGEHICEWLDSFPSLQEQWQTLRQSQQPRSCYCDFLESQPLPVIVLLAAVQQAQGREADLGDVVLLREYLWQWRLQKPPLNGHDLQQLGYPRGPQLRQILLALRSAMLDGLVSDRASAIAYVEAHFPKP
- a CDS encoding methyltransferase family protein, with translation MNKLQEWGFSKDWWRNQRGEFWVIGQTVLSIGFILLPVVRVATLPFAVRLGLTLGLGLIGLSLGIGGLLNLGNNLTPLPHPKEDSQLVTTGVYGWVRHPIYSSVIFLALAYAAWQMSLSHGLGAIALFIFFDRKAAEEEQWLSEKFKDYPTYRQAVKKLIPLLY
- a CDS encoding 4Fe-4S binding protein — translated: MKRLLRGKPSQWATIWLFFLIAIGGLWYPWLGYLMLAMMLGIPVLAYFRSRYWCGNLCPRGAFLDIVLYHFSPHRPYPKLFKKQSFRWAVFSFIMTVFAIRMTLAWGNWVAVGGLFVNMCVVTSIVAILLGMIFNQRAWCAICPMGTLQESLGKLGSGQTKAKKASAKATKLLPPVE
- a CDS encoding D-alanine--D-alanine ligase family protein — its product is MGRLRVGLLFGGRSREHEVSVVSAAAIAQAFTEGDNRDRYEVIPIYIQKDGRWRVTDRVGIPNGEALEDSLWQFPAVAETIDVWFPILHGPNGEDGTIQGLLELMQRPYVGSGVAASAIGMDKILMKTVFGAVGLPQVRYIALQSSELWSDPCRYNHLCDRIETELGYPCFVKPANLGSSVGISKAKNRQQLTTALEAAAELDRRIIVETGVVARELECAVLGNDKPQASVVGEITYSSEFYDYETKYTDGRAQLHIPAEIPAAVSEQIRTMSLQAFQVLDAAGLARFDFFYVPSTGEVLINEVNTLPGFTALSMYPQLWAASGVPFPELVHRLVQLALERHG
- the petP gene encoding cytochrome b6f subunit PetP — encoded protein: MDVGQKVRVCRIRDRVAQDIIQKLGQVGQITGFKMTDGSGVGVIVTFDDRSSTWFFEDEIEVVG
- the atpD gene encoding F0F1 ATP synthase subunit beta, encoding MVTSAERTNVGFITQVIGPVVDIEFPSGKMPAIYNALRIQGKNEAGLDVAVTCEVQQLLGDNRVRAVAMSSTDGLVRGMEAVDTGAPISVPVGTATLGRIFNVLGEPVDEKGAVSATETLPIHRPAPSFTQLETKPSVFETGIKVIDLLTPYRRGGKIGLFGGAGVGKTVIMMELINNIATQHGGVSVFAGVGERTREGNDLYNEMIESGVIDKDDPSKSKIALVYGQMNEPPGARMRVGLSGLTMAEYFRDVNKQDVLLFIDNIFRFVQAGSEVSALLGRMPSAVGYQPTLGTDVGALQERITSTTEGSITSIQAVYVPADDLTDPAPATTFAHLDGTTVLSRSLAAKGIYPAVDPLGSTSNMLQPDIVGQEHYQTARAVQATLQRYKELQDIIAILGLDELSEEDRLTVARARKIERFLSQPFFVAEVFTGAPGKYVTLEETIKGFQMILSGELDDLPEQAFYMVGNIEEAKAKAEKLKA
- the atpC gene encoding ATP synthase F1 subunit epsilon, with product MVMTVRVIAPDKTVWDAPAEEVILPSTTGQLGILSNHAPLLTALETGVMRVRQDREWVAIALMGGFAEVENNEVTILVNGAERGDTIDLEKAKAEFAAAQAALAKAEQGESKQAKIQATQAFRRARARLQAAGGVVEI
- the prfB gene encoding peptide chain release factor 2 (programmed frameshift) — its product is MIDLSTLKRDFSLLRDRLGHTQDYLDPAALNAKIHDLEHTAAQPDFWNDQATAQVTLQQLTEAKDALNQLQQWQQTIEHVETALELLELEPDEGLVTEATTLLKELDAQLSRWELEQLLSGPYDKNNAILTINAGAGGTDAQDWAEMLLRMYTRWAERHGYQTHLAELSEGEEAGIKSATLEIRGRYAYGYLRSEKGTHRLVRISPFNANGKRQTSFAGVDVMPELDQSVTVEIPESDLEITTSRSGGKGGQNVNKVETAVRIVHKPTGLAVRCTQERSQLQNKEKALAILKAKLLVIAQEQKAKEIADIRGDAVEAAWGNQIRNYVFHPYQLVKDLRTEVETTAIQEVMDGDLDPFIQAYLRQQTEEVS